From Micromonospora echinospora, one genomic window encodes:
- a CDS encoding sulfite oxidase-like oxidoreductase, producing the protein MSPGFRGRPRSAGPDLPPGQYLTPDFPVLSAGPTPRVELANWEFVLATEGGAEFRWTWDELMGLPQETPTVDIHCVTRWSKLGTTWQGVSLDTLLSGVDTAARYALVHSYGGYTTNLPLDDLRGGRAWVVHRYADAPLPAEHGGPARLLVPHLYLWKSAKWVRGIRLLVEDQPGFWETAGYHDYGDPWREQRYQGD; encoded by the coding sequence GTGTCGCCCGGCTTCCGGGGCAGGCCCCGGTCGGCCGGACCGGACCTGCCGCCGGGGCAGTACCTGACCCCGGACTTCCCGGTGCTCTCCGCCGGCCCCACTCCCCGGGTGGAGCTGGCGAACTGGGAGTTCGTCCTCGCCACCGAGGGCGGCGCGGAGTTCCGGTGGACCTGGGACGAGCTGATGGGCCTGCCGCAGGAGACGCCGACGGTGGACATCCACTGCGTCACCCGCTGGTCGAAGCTCGGCACCACCTGGCAGGGCGTCTCGCTGGACACCCTCCTGTCCGGGGTCGACACCGCCGCCCGGTACGCGCTGGTCCACTCGTACGGCGGCTACACCACCAACCTGCCCCTGGACGACCTGCGCGGCGGCCGGGCCTGGGTGGTGCACCGCTACGCGGACGCGCCGCTGCCCGCCGAACACGGCGGGCCGGCCCGGCTGCTCGTGCCGCACCTGTACCTCTGGAAGTCGGCCAAGTGGGTACGGGGCATCCGGCTGCTGGTCGAGGACCAGCCCGGCTTCTGGGAGACCGCCGGCTACCACGACTACGGCGACCCGTGGCGCGAGCAGCGCTACCAGGGCGACTGA
- the mtnA gene encoding S-methyl-5-thioribose-1-phosphate isomerase, with protein sequence MRTIDWRDGRIVAIDQTRLPHEVEFLEIETIEALIAAIRSLAIRGAPAIGVAGALGVALAARLYGDDPAELRRATDAVRAARPTAVNLAWGVDRVRARLDADGADAALAEALDVLEEDVRCCRELSERGARWLVETVGPKVAVQTHCNAGALATVEWGTALGVVRSLQEHGALGHVYAAETRPLLQGARLTVWELAQIGAPHTLVVDSAAASVLAQGLVDAVVVGADRITANGDVINKVGTYPLALAAARVGVPMVVAAPESTVDLATPSGRDVTIEVRAPEEITALGAAALAPQGTETLNYAFDVTPADLVTAIVTERRVILPAAGGRPDDPTDRS encoded by the coding sequence ATGCGGACCATCGACTGGCGGGACGGGCGGATCGTCGCGATCGACCAGACCCGGCTGCCGCACGAGGTCGAGTTCCTGGAAATCGAGACCATCGAGGCGCTGATCGCCGCGATCCGGTCACTGGCGATCCGCGGCGCGCCCGCGATCGGCGTGGCCGGGGCGCTGGGGGTGGCCCTCGCCGCCCGCCTGTACGGCGACGACCCGGCCGAGCTGCGCCGGGCCACCGACGCGGTCCGGGCGGCCCGCCCCACGGCGGTCAACCTTGCCTGGGGCGTGGACCGGGTGCGGGCGCGGCTCGACGCGGACGGCGCGGACGCCGCGCTGGCCGAGGCGCTGGACGTGCTGGAGGAGGACGTCCGCTGCTGCCGTGAGCTCAGCGAGCGGGGCGCGCGCTGGCTGGTCGAGACGGTCGGGCCGAAGGTGGCGGTGCAGACCCACTGCAACGCCGGGGCACTGGCCACCGTCGAGTGGGGCACCGCCCTGGGCGTGGTGCGTTCCCTCCAGGAGCACGGCGCGCTGGGCCACGTCTACGCCGCAGAGACCCGCCCCCTGCTCCAGGGGGCCCGACTGACCGTGTGGGAGCTGGCACAGATCGGCGCGCCGCACACCCTGGTGGTGGACTCCGCCGCCGCGTCGGTGCTGGCCCAGGGGCTGGTCGACGCGGTCGTGGTCGGCGCGGACCGGATCACCGCCAACGGTGACGTGATCAACAAGGTGGGGACGTACCCGCTGGCCCTGGCGGCGGCCCGGGTCGGCGTGCCGATGGTGGTCGCCGCGCCGGAGTCCACCGTGGACCTCGCCACGCCGTCCGGACGGGACGTCACCATCGAGGTACGCGCCCCCGAGGAGATCACCGCCCTCGGCGCGGCGGCACTGGCCCCACAGGGCACCGAGACGCTCAACTACGCCTTCGACGTGACCCCGGCCGACCTGGTGACCGCGATCGTCACCGAACGCCGGGTCATCCTGCCGGCCGCCGGCGGCCGTCCCGACGACCCGACCGACCGGTCCTGA
- a CDS encoding bifunctional aldolase/short-chain dehydrogenase: MLNRWSAEDAPDRSDPVAQLVYASRLLGADTGLVLHGGGNTSVKTTVTDLTGEPVEVLHVKGSGSDLATMDASGFTALRLARLRALLRLERLADTSMMNELRCARLDATAPDPSVESLLHALLPHPAVLHSHADALLTLTNQPEGRRLVEEVYGDSVVVVPYVMPGFDLARVCAELFPAQAHPGTVGMVLLNHGLFTFGADAEEAYHRHIELVGRAEERLARRTTPSRAAGSGPVDRVRLARLRAEISEVAGAPMVLSRYDDPTVRAFLGRADLAAVATRGPVTPDHVLRTKRVPLVGTDVAGYAEEYRRYVAEHQGRARAPLTVLDPAPRVVLDPELGLLTAGRRATDARMAQDIYRHTIDVISAAEAIGGYQALPAGDIFDVEYWELEQAKLRRGGALPEFAGEVAVVTGAASGIGRACAEALQARGACVVALDRDPSVTEGDGVARLGLQVDVTDAAAVDAALDRAVERFGGVDIVVAAAGIFPASQEIAGLDLQAWHRTMAVNAESVAYLFSRTHPLLALAPRGGRVVVVASRNAVAPGPGAVSYSASKAAVVQVARVAALEWASDGIRVNVLHPDAVFDTGLWTPEVLAARAAHYGLTVEQYKRRNLLGTEITSARVADLTAALCGETFAATTGAQIPVDGGNERVI; the protein is encoded by the coding sequence ATGCTCAACCGCTGGTCCGCCGAGGACGCCCCGGACCGGTCCGACCCGGTCGCGCAGCTCGTGTACGCCTCCCGGCTGCTCGGCGCCGACACCGGCCTGGTCCTGCACGGCGGGGGCAACACCTCAGTCAAGACCACGGTCACCGACCTGACCGGGGAGCCGGTGGAGGTGCTCCACGTCAAGGGCAGCGGCTCCGACCTCGCCACCATGGACGCCTCCGGCTTCACCGCGCTGCGCCTGGCCCGGCTGCGGGCGCTGCTGCGGCTGGAGCGGCTCGCCGACACCAGCATGATGAACGAGCTGCGCTGCGCCCGGCTCGACGCGACCGCCCCGGACCCGAGCGTCGAGTCGCTGCTGCACGCGCTGCTGCCGCACCCGGCGGTGCTGCACAGCCACGCCGACGCGCTGCTCACCCTGACCAACCAGCCGGAGGGCCGCCGGCTCGTCGAGGAGGTCTACGGCGACAGCGTGGTCGTCGTCCCGTACGTGATGCCCGGTTTCGACCTGGCCCGGGTCTGCGCGGAACTCTTCCCGGCACAGGCCCACCCGGGCACCGTCGGCATGGTCCTGCTCAACCACGGCCTGTTCACCTTCGGCGCGGACGCCGAGGAGGCGTACCACCGGCACATCGAGCTGGTCGGCCGGGCCGAGGAACGGCTGGCCCGCCGGACCACGCCGTCCCGGGCCGCCGGGTCCGGCCCGGTCGACCGGGTCCGCCTGGCCCGGCTGCGCGCGGAGATCTCCGAGGTGGCGGGGGCCCCGATGGTCCTCAGCCGGTACGACGACCCGACGGTCCGCGCGTTCCTCGGGCGCGCCGACCTGGCGGCGGTCGCTACGCGCGGCCCGGTCACCCCCGACCACGTGCTGCGGACCAAGCGCGTCCCGCTGGTCGGCACCGACGTCGCCGGGTACGCCGAGGAGTACCGCCGGTACGTCGCCGAGCACCAGGGGCGGGCCCGCGCGCCGCTGACCGTGCTCGACCCCGCTCCCCGGGTGGTCCTCGACCCCGAGCTGGGGCTGCTCACCGCCGGCCGGCGGGCGACCGACGCCCGGATGGCGCAGGACATCTACCGGCACACCATCGACGTCATCTCCGCGGCCGAGGCGATCGGCGGCTACCAGGCCCTGCCGGCCGGCGACATCTTCGACGTCGAGTACTGGGAACTCGAACAGGCTAAGCTGCGGCGCGGCGGGGCGTTGCCGGAGTTCGCCGGCGAGGTGGCGGTGGTGACCGGGGCCGCCTCGGGCATCGGCCGCGCCTGCGCCGAGGCGCTCCAGGCGCGCGGGGCGTGCGTGGTCGCCCTGGACCGGGACCCGTCGGTCACCGAGGGCGACGGGGTGGCCCGGCTCGGCCTCCAGGTCGACGTGACCGACGCCGCGGCGGTGGACGCCGCGCTCGACCGGGCGGTGGAGCGGTTCGGCGGGGTGGACATCGTCGTCGCCGCCGCCGGGATCTTCCCGGCCAGCCAGGAGATCGCCGGGCTGGATCTCCAGGCGTGGCACCGGACCATGGCGGTGAACGCGGAGTCGGTGGCGTACCTCTTCTCCCGGACCCACCCGCTGCTGGCGCTGGCGCCCCGGGGCGGCCGGGTCGTCGTGGTCGCCTCGCGCAACGCCGTGGCCCCCGGGCCCGGCGCGGTCTCCTACTCCGCGTCCAAGGCGGCGGTGGTGCAGGTGGCCCGGGTGGCCGCGCTGGAGTGGGCGTCCGACGGCATCCGGGTGAACGTGCTGCACCCCGACGCGGTCTTCGACACCGGCCTGTGGACTCCGGAGGTGCTCGCGGCACGCGCGGCGCACTACGGGCTGACCGTGGAGCAGTACAAGCGGCGCAACCTGCTCGGTACGGAGATCACCAGCGCTCGGGTGGCCGACCTGACCGCCGCCCTGTGCGGTGAGACGTTCGCGGCCACCACCGGGGCGCAGATCCCCGTCGACGGCGGGAACGAGCGGGTGATCTGA
- a CDS encoding TerC family protein has product MSDITYLSAGLSSVGTPTLWTVTIVGVLVLLVLDFVVTRRPHEVTMKEALGWSAFYVALPLAFGGWVWSRYGSQQGVEYLTGYLVEKSLSVDNLFVFMLLLAAFAVPSALAQRVLLYGIAGALVLRGVFIALGAAALQTLDFAFLLFAIILIATAVKLLRDALSGHEQEVDIANMRSVRLLRKFMPVTEEYHGPNLTVRLKNGKRALTPMALVVVAVLATDVVFAVDSVPAVYGITEDPYLVFATNAFALLGLRALYFVLHAALSRLVHLSYGLAVILAFIGVKLGLHWAHGIWSGVPEIPTLASLGVIIGVLVIVTLTSLRATRKSEPGLPEVVERRQ; this is encoded by the coding sequence ATGAGCGATATCACGTACCTGTCCGCCGGTTTGTCCTCGGTCGGTACCCCCACCCTCTGGACCGTCACCATCGTCGGTGTCCTCGTCCTGCTGGTGCTCGACTTCGTCGTCACCCGCCGGCCGCACGAGGTGACGATGAAGGAGGCGCTCGGCTGGTCGGCGTTCTACGTCGCCCTGCCGCTGGCCTTCGGCGGCTGGGTCTGGTCCCGGTACGGCTCCCAGCAGGGCGTCGAGTACCTCACCGGTTACCTGGTCGAGAAGTCGCTCTCGGTCGACAACCTCTTCGTCTTCATGCTCCTGCTGGCCGCCTTCGCGGTGCCGTCGGCACTGGCCCAGCGGGTGCTGCTGTACGGCATCGCGGGCGCGCTGGTGCTGCGCGGCGTGTTCATCGCGCTCGGCGCGGCGGCGTTGCAGACCCTCGACTTCGCCTTCCTGCTCTTCGCGATCATCCTGATCGCCACCGCGGTCAAGCTGCTGCGCGACGCGCTCTCCGGCCACGAGCAGGAGGTCGACATCGCCAACATGCGCTCGGTGCGGCTGCTGCGGAAGTTCATGCCGGTCACCGAGGAGTACCACGGCCCCAACCTGACCGTCCGGCTGAAGAACGGCAAGCGGGCGCTCACCCCGATGGCCCTGGTCGTGGTCGCCGTGCTCGCCACCGACGTGGTCTTCGCCGTCGACTCGGTGCCGGCGGTCTACGGCATCACCGAGGACCCGTACCTCGTCTTCGCCACCAACGCCTTCGCCCTGCTGGGGCTCCGGGCGCTGTACTTCGTGCTGCACGCCGCGCTCAGCCGCCTGGTGCACCTCAGCTACGGCCTCGCGGTCATCCTCGCCTTCATCGGCGTCAAGCTCGGCCTGCACTGGGCGCACGGCATCTGGTCCGGGGTGCCGGAGATCCCGACGCTCGCCTCGCTCGGCGTGATCATCGGCGTTCTGGTGATCGTCACGTTGACCAGTCTGCGGGCCACCCGCAAGTCCGAGCCGGGGCTGCCCGAGGTGGTCGAGCGGCGGCAGTGA